In Kwoniella newhampshirensis strain CBS 13917 chromosome 2, whole genome shotgun sequence, one DNA window encodes the following:
- a CDS encoding chaperone DnaJ, whose product MPPRLPTRAFSALPISHQAVASSSTLPPLPPRSSSQRQQHSRAASPRSSPIQHFTTLQSRPSISARGEQKRSFHSTPVHRASAKNPYEVLGVAKDASAADIKKSYYALAKKWHPDSSKEKDAKERFHEIQNAYDILSDDSKRQAYDRYGSASTQDGFDSDAFARGAGGFGGFQDFGSAFGGRGGNAGDLFEQLFGSAFGAGQNPFGGGGPGGAGPRSRPVRGDDLEAGIALSFLEACNGATRKITISPVVDCKPCTGTGLKPGQKKTQCATCKGTGQQMYNVQGMLMASTCSACGGAGSTIPKGARCGECDGVGRVKEKKEVDVEIPAGVEDGMMIRMPGAGDMPLSASGPPGDLLVRVSVRPSTVFRRQGVNLYHDARVPLHTALLGGVIRIPTLEGDVDVKVKGGTQNGEEAVLRGRGVKSVYGRGRNERGDLIVAWKIQIPRSLTPFQRKILQAYADDLEGRHPQITFGPPPSSSSTTPPASSSSSINSNGETRSSSASSSSSPPRTESERSTYTRPPPSSTSGYDHEQDSSSSSAGGVVGTIASVVGGAIGWVERLLGGSGGDAGDESIVDRTVNEQESTSTEEKSMTSDESKVEDVGEGAEEETAEEKKKAATG is encoded by the exons ATGCCGCCCAGACTACCAACACGAGCATTTTCGGCCTTGCCTATATCACATCAGGCTGTGGCAAGCTCATCCACGTTaccgcctcttcctccacgTTCGTCATCACAACGACAACAGCATAGCAGGGCAGCGTCACCTCGTTCATCACCCATACAACATTTCACCACTCTTCAGTCTCGACCGTCAATAAGTGCTCGTGGTGAACAAAAG CGGTCCTTCCATTCCACACCAGTACATCGAGCGTCAGCGAAGAATCCTTACGAGGTCTTGGGCGTAGCAAAGGACGCATCAGCGGCCGATATCAAAAAGTCATATTACGCT CTCGCTAAGAAATGGCATCCTGATTCGAGCAAAGAGAAGGACGCGAAAGAACGTTTTCACGAGATTCAAAATGCAtacgat ATCCTCTCCGACGACAGTAAACGACAGGCTTACGATCGATACGGTTCTGCCTCCACGCAAGATGGGTTCGATTCCGACGCATTCGCTAGGGGAGCTGGTGGATTCGGTGGTTTCCAAGATTTCGGATCAGCTTTTGGTGGACGTGGCGGAAATGCTGGAGATCTGTTCGAACAATTATTCGGAAGTGCTTTTGGCGCAGGACAGAATCCCTTTGGTGGCGGCGGACCTGGTGGCGCCGGACCGAGATCAAGACCTGTCCGAGGGGACGATCTGGAAGCTGGCATAGCACTTTCATTCCTCGAAGCTTGTAATGGTGCCACTCGGAAGATCACCATCAGTCCCGTTGTCGACTGTAAACCTTGCACAGGGACAGGATTGAAACCGGGTCAGAAGAAAACTCAATGTGCAACATGTAAAGGAACGGGTCAACAGATGTACAATGTGCAAGGGATGTTGATGGCCTCGACATGTTCTGCTTGTGGAGGCGCGGGATCGACGATACCCAAAGGCGCTAGATGCGGTGAATGTGATGGTGTAGGAAGAGtaaaggagaagaaggaggtggacgTGGAAATCCCTGCGGGTGTGGAGGAcgggatgatgatcaggATGCCGGGAGCGGGAGATATGCCCTTGTCGGCTAGTGGACCGCCTGGTGATCTCCTTGTGAGAGTAAGCGTTCGACCATCGACCGTCTTCAGAAGACAGGGAGTCAACCTCTATCACGACGCGAGGGTACCACTGCATACGGCTCTGTTGGGCGGTGTCATCAGAATACCGACactggaaggagatgtggatgtgAAGGTCAAGGGCGGGACACagaatggagaagaggcggTTttgagaggtcgaggagtGAAGAGTGTCTACGGCAGAGGGAGAAACGAACGAGGAGATCTGATTGTCGCATGGAAGATCCAGATTCCTAG ATCATTGACACCCTTCCAGCGAAAGATCTTACAAGCCTATGCGGACGACCTGGAAGGTCGTCACCCTCAAATCACATTTGGACCCccaccctcctcgtccagtACTACACCTCccgcatcttcttcctcttctatCAACTCAAATGGTGAGactcgttcttcctctgcttcctcttcctcttctccacctcggaCCGAATCCGAACGATCTACCTAtactcgtcctcctccctcctccacgtCTGGGTATGACCATGAACAAgattcatcctcatcatccgcCGGAGGAGTGGTGGGTACTATAGCTTCGGTTGTAGGAGGAGCTATAGGTTGGGTCGAGAGGCTTCTAGGTGGCAGCggag GTGATGCAGGTGATGAATCGATCGTTGACAGAACGGTAAACGAACAGGAGTCGACGTCGACGGAAGAGAAGTCCATGACGAGCGATGAATcgaaagtggaggatgtaggagagggagcagaagaagagacggcggaagagaagaagaaagctgcTACGGGATAG
- a CDS encoding sorting nexin-41: MDYETTDTPNPFSNSPSPVPTPISRPTSPNLPLPPSSVASPSPARSHARKSSSLISAASGSPPPTHRASFPDPSKLPKSGLTIGGPKAKEGYCCERDKEIALGEEVHIVDAFKTTEGGKASYITYVIRLGSNTTRRRYSAFLSLHQALTGLYPVLIIPPIPSKQSLTDYAVKGQSKAKEDATVIARRKRLLEDFLRRLVRHPILGGEHVLHRFLEDGVSWSEVLHSPPISLLPKNPLHAPSHNPTFQPSSPTSPSDSTTSSTSYIAHHLLPTPSPNHPLRHPDQRFLDSEVFTEKFQNHFSGTMEKVNRRMTKRWGERAQDLNELGAVWNGYSLVEQGKLGLAIEKVGQAVDAEYLATAALLQAWERSTTEPLHIYSQFAALIRQRLSFRHQKQVQYELVQDALEAQKDKLEVLENAEREARRLEEALERGGQGLVAPPPPSEEDRERAARAKARAAGQGFGLLSAVKHSLSGMMDVDPEATRRANIGKTRDNISQLEDSLQASAQDLKYASTTLQADLDRFQRQKVADLKQMTIQLAKVHREWCRQNLEAWQAAQTAIREIDSHPNKPPASALPAGPSTLDEGMSLEGMRAEIDRVEAANVPLPVPGGDEGLVVVAKGKGKGKEEGQGEVTSTDAAATSGEGPLGPL, from the exons ATGGACTACGAGACGACCGATACTCCCAATCCGTTCTCCAACTCGCCATCACCTGTTCCGACCCCTATCTCGCGACCTACTTCACCCAacctccctcttcctccctcatCCGTTGCATCCCCTTCACCAGCCCGTTCCCATGCTCGCAAATCATCGTCTCTCATATCGGCAGCATCGggatcaccaccacctACCCATCGTGCGTCTTTCCCCGATCCGTCTAAACTGCCCAAAAGTGGATTGACGATTGGTGGTCCCAAAGCAAAGGAGGGGTATTGCTGCGAGAGAGACAAAGAGATCGCTCTAGGAGAGGAGGTCCATATCGTCGATGCTTTCAAGACAACAGAGGGAGGCAAGGCGAGCTATATCACATATGTCATCCGACTAGGG TCCAATACTACAAGACGAAGATACTCAGCCTTCCTCTCACTTCACCAAGCTTTGACCGGGCTTTATCCTGTTTTAATCATCCCGCCTATCCCCTCCAAACAGTCTCTCACAGACTACGCCGTCAAAGGCCAGAGTAAGGCCAAAGAAGATGCCACTGTCATtgcgagaaggaagagattgcTCGAAGACTTCTTGAGGCGATTGGTCAGACATCCGATACTAGGCGGGGAGCATGTCCTGCATCGATTCCTGGAGGACGGCGTCAGCTGG TCCGAGGTTCTCCACTCTCCTCCAATCTCACTTCTGCCAAAGAATCCTCTTCATGCACCCTCTCACAACCCTACATTCCAACCTTCATCACCCACCTCGCCATCGGACTCCACGACATCCTCTACATCTTACAtcgctcatcatcttctcccgaCACCGTCACCTAATCACCCTTTACGTCATCCAGACCAGAGATTCCTCGACTCGGAGGTATTCACGGAGAAGTTCCAGAATCACTTTTCCGGCACTATGGAGAAAGTCAACCGGCGtatgacgaagaggtggggagagagggCACAGGATCTCAACGAGCTTGGAGCAGTCTGGAATGGATACAGTCTGGTCGAGCAAGGAAAGTTGGGACTGGCAATCGAGAAAGTCGGGCAGGCAGTGGATGCCGAATACTTGGCTACGGCCGCTTTG CTACAAGCATGGGAACGGAGTACGACGGAGCCATTGCACATCTACAGCCAATTTGCTGCTTTGATACGACAGCGACTTTCCTTTCGCCATCAGAAACAAGTACAATATGAGCTCGTGCAAGACGCGCTTGAGGCACAAAAGGACAAACTCGAGGTTTTGGAGAATGCCGAACGAGAGGCAAGACGACTGGAAGAAGCGCTGgaacgaggaggacaaggcCTGGTggctcctcctcccccaaGTGAGGAAGACAGGGAGCGAGCGGCGAGAGCAAAAGCCCGGGCGGCTGGACAAGGCTTTGGCTTGTTATCCGCTGTGAAACACAGCTTGAGCGGGATGATGGACGTGGATCCAGAGGCTACAAGAAGGGCCAATATTGGGAAGACACGAGACAATATATCACAG CTTGAGGACTCGTTGCAAGCTTCGGCACAGGATCTCAAATACGCTTCGACAACACTACAAGCGGACTTAGATAGATTTCAGAGACAGAAGGTCGCAGACCTCAAACAGATGACTATTCAGCTTGCTAAGGTGCACAGGGAGTGGTGTCGTCAG AATTTGGAAGCATGGCAAGCTGCTCAGACTGCCATCAGGGAGATCGACTCTCATCCCAACAAACCGCCTGCCTCGGCGCTGCCTGCCGGACCTTCAACTCTCGATGAAGGCATGTCCTTGGAAGGGATGAGGGCGGAGATTGATCGAGTGGAAGCTGCAAACGTGCCTTTACCTGTCCCGGGCGGCGATGAGGGTTTAGTTGTTGTGgccaagggcaaggggaaaggaaaggaagaaggtcaaggtgaagTGACCAGTACGGATGCAGCTGCCACTTCAGGCGAAGGACCACTGGGCCCGTTGTGA